From Nymphaea colorata isolate Beijing-Zhang1983 chromosome 6, ASM883128v2, whole genome shotgun sequence, a single genomic window includes:
- the LOC116256588 gene encoding disease resistance protein Roq1-like gives MARVIAPNEYWHRDAKITGPARDHKKLCGQQMFKVARHMLASLQLQIITELLNDKHSTITDLSQGTNLIERRIHSRRVIIIIDDVDDHEQLKELVGSRSWFCHGSRIIITTRYKHVLNVHGLKEEEIYELQSLTPRESLELFSLHAFGTATPFKEYA, from the exons ATGGCTAGAGTGATCGCTCCCAATGAGTACTGGCATAGGGACGCGAAGATAACAGGCCCAGCAAGAGACCACA AAAAACTTTGTGGCCAACAAATGTTCAAGGTTGCACGCCATATGCTCGCCTCATTGCAATTGCAGATCATTACTGAACTTCTGAATGACAAGCATTCAACCATAACTGATCTAAGTCAGGGAACCAACTTGATTGAGCGAAGAATCCACAGTCGGCGGGTCATCATTATtattgatgatgttgatgaccATGAACAGCTCAAAGAATTGGTTGGTAGCAGAAGTTGGTTCTGCCATGGAAGCAGGATAATTATCACAACAAGGTACAAGCATGTACTGAATGTGCATGGCCTGAAAGAAGAGGAAATTTATGAGCTTCAGAGCTTGACTCCTAGAGAATCACTTGAACTCTTTAGCTTGCATGCTTTTGGAACGGCAACACCATTCAAGGAATATGCTTGA